In one Melopsittacus undulatus isolate bMelUnd1 chromosome 4, bMelUnd1.mat.Z, whole genome shotgun sequence genomic region, the following are encoded:
- the ZBTB42 gene encoding zinc finger and BTB domain-containing protein 42 translates to MEFPDHSRQLLQCLSQQRHQGFLCDCTVLVGEAQFRAHRAVLASCSMYFHLFYRDQLDKRDIVHLNSDIVTAPAFSLLLEFMYEGKLEFNSLPVEDVLAAASYLHMYDIVKVCKGKLKDKELCSEEKINDEAAGLEKVEHFLDAGVPLVHEFDPGNKQKFSVAEYERAAGKEKVSSHPAWSSDHISVSSVPTEAEPCATAAGKTKANVNSSTGPLSQRSVNYPLASSDVDCALDLSFKPVLGRDSLHPSYVFGQLASDSQQQGTEPLVKDEQDLLSDQEDGEARSPESQHFGNSAKSLVTGLGHMFAGNGSSHAREDDIDQERDESEDDMDSADISAGVLVPAGHICICPLCSKVFPSPHILQLHLSSHFRDKDGSRTRLSPDGSVPTCTLCGKTFSCMYTLKRHERTHSGEKPYTCGQCGKSFQYSHNLSRHAVVHTREKPHGCKWCERRFTQSGDLYRHIRKFHCGLVKSLVV, encoded by the coding sequence ATGGAGTTTCCAGACCATAGCCGCCAGTTGCTGCAGTGTCTGAGTCAGCAGCGTCACCAGGGCTTCCTGTGTGACTGTACTGTTTTAGTTGGAGAAGCTCAATTCAGAGCTCACAGAGCCGTTCTTGCCTCTTGCAGTATGTACTTCCATCTTTTCTACAGGGACCAGTTAGACAAAAGGGATATTGTGCATCTGAACAGTGACATTGTCACAGCCCCAGCCTTCAGCCTGCTGCTCGAATTCATGTACGAGGGAAAGCTGGAATTCAACAGTCTCCCGGTGGAAgatgtgctggctgcagctaGCTACCTTCACATGTATGACATTGTGAAAGTCTGCAAGGGCAAGTTGAAAGATAAAGAATTATGTTCGGAAGAGAAGATCAATGATGAAGCGGCTGGTTTGGAGAAAGTGGAGCATTTTCTAGATGCTGGAGTGCCCCTAGTCCACGAGTTTGAcccaggaaacaaacaaaaattcagCGTTGCAGAATATGAGAGAGCAGCAGGCAAAGAAAAGGTCAGCAGTCACCCCGCCTGGTCCTCTGATCATATAAGTGTCAGCTCTGTGCCGACAGAGGCAGAACCGTGCGccacagcagctggaaaaacaaaggCTAATGTCAATAGTTCCACAGGACCTTTGTCCCAAAGGTCTGTTAACTATCCCCTGGCTTCGAGTGATGTGGACTGCGCGCTGGATTTGTCTTTCAAGCCTGTGCTGGGGAGAGATTCCTTACACCCCTCCTATGTCTTTGGACAGCTGGCTTCcgacagccagcagcagggtACCGAGCCACTTGTTAAAGATGAACAAGACTTGCTGTCAGATCAGGAGGATGGCGAAGCCAGGAGTCCGGAGAGTCAGCATTTTGGGAATTCAGCCAAAAGCCTAGTGACAGGGTTAGGACACATGTTCGCGGGGAATGGCAGCTCTCATGCCCGAGAGGATGATATAGATCAAGAGCGAGATGAGAGTGAGGATGACATGGATTCGGCGGACATCTCTGCAGGTGTCCTTGTGCCTGCGGGGCATATCTGCATTTGCCCCCTCTGTAGCAAGGTGTTCCCGAGCCCGCACATCCTTCAGCTGCACCTGAGCTCTCACTTCCGCGACAAGGACGGCTCCCGGACCCGCCTGTCCCCCGATGGGTCGGTCCCCACTTGTACCCTCTGTGGAAAGACTTTTTCTTGCATGTACACGTTAAAGAGGCACGAGAGGACTCACTCAGGGGAGAAGCCCTACACCTGCGGCCAGTGCGGAAAGAGCTTCCAGTATTCCCACAACCTCAGCCGCCACGCAGTTGTGCACACCAGGGAGAAACCCCATGGGTGCAAGTGGTGCGAGAGACGGTTCACGCAGTCTGGGGATCTGTACAGACATATCCGCAAATTTCATTGTGGCCTTGTAAAGTCCTTGGTGGTTTGA